AGATGATGACAGCGAAGAGATTCACTTGTTGAAGGATATATTGGAAGACGAGTTAAGAACTAGGTTCTTAAAAACTACAAGTGTTGCTGTATGTGGGCTTGCATGCTACTTAGATCCACggtatttatttcattcacatttaatttgaaatcaatgAGAAGTCTTACACCCTTACGTGCGTGCAAAGTCATTCttgtttcaacaaattttattttataatattttcaccatatTAATTAACTATAGTCAATTGTACTTTATATTTCAGGTATAAAGACTTACGTGATGAATCTCAACCGTGTCGACAAAAAGATAAAGACGCCTTATTAGAAATAATATCAGTTGAGAATACGCatcatgaatttcaaacttcgGCCAAAGATCAAAGAGAAAAAGACTTGGAGTACCTCTTCGATCCTGAACGAGGTTTATCAGGGGACCTTGAGCGAACACTAAGTTTTGGAAATAAGACTGCTATTGGAAAAGAAATCGACAAGTATGACAGAGAGTTAACTATCCCAAAAGGAGATAATCCTCTGCTGTGGTGGAACTCTAAGCGTCATAAATACCCAATTTTAGCTACGTATGCAAGAAGATATTTGGTCATCCCATCCTCGAGTACACCATCCGAACGAGTATTTTCAACAGCAGGAAATGTTATTTCCACTAAAAGGAGTTGTTTATTACCAGATAACGctaatttattcatatttttatatcaaaatcGTGAAATGATAGAAGAAACTGATTAAAAGGTGTTGATAGACAATCAGTCAtgttaatttaatattaattcaaattgtttatattaGACATTAAGTAATAAATTGATCTTAAATGAGAAccgttcaattttatttaatttagaattgaatttcaccATCGCGCcacaattgtaattatatatacatataccgtaTGGACAGCTCTGttcgtacataaaaaaaaaaaagttacgttAAATCCACGCAGCGTGACTATAAAGACCTTAAATTCGCGCGGCGTGGATTTAAGGGCCTTATATTCCCCTTGCGTGGATTTAATGCGGCTTTTTTACGTGTGAGTAGTCACTCCTAtatcatatatacatgtatgttggaaaattaatttaacttTTAGCCGGTCAAAAATTAGCTGATTAGCTTATTAGCTTAGCCAATTTAAGTTAACCGGTTAAAAAATTAGCTAATTAGCTTAGCTAATTAGCTTAGCTAATTTGGGTTAACCGGCTAAGCTGATGGTTAGCTAATTAGTTAACCTGATTAACTTTTTTTAACCAGCCTAACCGGTTTAAATGTATAGCCTTAGTAATTATGAACCCCaacggcatatcaatcatctaaaatctctagttttatgcatacgtcgatgattggaagtgttttataacattaaatcttaaatccgctgatttatttgtagatttgttttaattttcactcgtagatgtgtgtttcgtagtatcgTGTAGCCgggcattcgcttatgtttcacacacacgagtgtgcgtccgtgtgtgtgcggccggcagcgtgcgCCGCGGCAataataccgaggtcagcgctcgagaaggggtacaacagggagggaggggaggtgccgatatttaattcgtaaacgaataataataattcacccaggcgaacaaaacagcaatttccgtggcggcaaatccagatgaaatggtgcactccgattggcctagcgctatcgcttgtaattcaaaaactatgcgtcggacgagcttccggcaaagaaattctcggttggatttgagtcaggtatcacgctggctggttCGTGTCCCCCAATTTAGGGacatctgtatatatat
The Neodiprion lecontei isolate iyNeoLeco1 chromosome 3, iyNeoLeco1.1, whole genome shotgun sequence DNA segment above includes these coding regions:
- the LOC124293378 gene encoding E3 SUMO-protein ligase ZBED1-like, producing the protein MIGRVIEQRDAITSVLLDKEMTTAVSMKKLLLSNDDWDYIADVKKILEPFDVATRIMSSESQSTIAMVRPTAHSIVKKFLQPKDDDSEEIHLLKDILEDELRTRFLKTTSVAVCGLACYLDPRYKDLRDESQPCRQKDKDALLEIISVENTHHEFQTSAKDQREKDLEYLFDPERGLSGDLERTLSFGNKTAIGKEIDKYDRELTIPKGDNPLLWWNSKRHKYPILATYARRYLVIPSSSTPSERVFSTAGNVISTKRSCLLPDNANLFIFLYQNREMIEETD